One segment of Pyrococcus sp. ST04 DNA contains the following:
- a CDS encoding 50S ribosomal protein L16 has translation MALRPAKIDRYVDKPAYTRREYIRGAPGPKITIFDMGNPAGDFEFEVALHTAEPVQIRQNALEAARQQVNRYLQKNVGRSNYHFKIRVYPFQVLRENPMATGRKADRYGNGMRRPFGKPIGLAARLKKDQKILSIRVNRQHLKFALEGARRAAMKFPCKCYYRIYDKNGNDVTTKILSQGI, from the coding sequence ATGGCTCTAAGGCCTGCCAAGATAGATAGGTACGTTGACAAGCCCGCTTATACAAGGAGGGAATACATAAGAGGAGCCCCTGGTCCAAAGATAACTATATTTGATATGGGGAACCCTGCAGGCGATTTTGAGTTTGAAGTGGCACTTCACACGGCCGAACCAGTTCAGATAAGACAAAATGCCCTTGAAGCTGCTAGGCAGCAAGTAAATAGATACCTCCAGAAGAACGTTGGTAGAAGCAACTACCACTTTAAGATAAGGGTTTACCCATTCCAGGTTCTCAGAGAAAACCCAATGGCTACGGGAAGAAAGGCAGATCGTTATGGTAATGGAATGAGGAGACCTTTTGGGAAACCAATAGGACTCGCTGCAAGGCTTAAGAAGGATCAGAAGATCCTGAGCATAAGAGTAAACAGGCAACACCTAAAGTTTGCCCTTGAGGGAGCTAGAAGAGCCGCAATGAAGTTCCCATGTAAGTGCTATTACAGAATCTATGATAAGAATGGAAAT
- a CDS encoding iron-sulfur cluster assembly protein, with the protein MKVYHPDRDWPPEYKEVLEELKRIIDPITGDNILDSGVVAALEVSGDTLKIWLKFESQAEYNILGGAAMAYSRIVGDIMERFALIKFDKVYVYDLRNNIIGKFENKRRV; encoded by the coding sequence ATGAAAGTGTACCACCCAGATAGGGATTGGCCTCCAGAATATAAAGAGGTGCTTGAAGAGCTTAAGCGCATTATAGACCCGATAACTGGTGATAATATTCTTGACTCGGGGGTAGTTGCTGCCCTTGAAGTCTCAGGTGATACATTAAAAATTTGGTTGAAATTTGAGAGTCAGGCAGAATACAATATTCTAGGTGGAGCGGCTATGGCATATTCCAGGATAGTTGGAGATATTATGGAACGATTTGCCCTTATTAAGTTTGACAAAGTATACGTGTACGATCTGAGAAATAATATAATTGGAAAGTTTGAAAATAAGAGAAGAGTATAG
- a CDS encoding magnesium transporter → MLGENYSEIATKFPILLVVLPGLMDLRGNVFGALASRLTTKLNLGVVSSIFDKEVQREIIRAVFSSKVPLVLLWIVGVLHVDNFRSAIDSLIVVLMSALSIGLLLGYSAALITVIPYKKGFDPDLLATPLITSLSDIITIPTLIFFLHLYEVRREAFYLIFAFMVLLLVVLTIKTGGTFDRSFREISGILTGLVILEAFAGSILETYSSRISRAILLAVLYPSILDSLGNIGSVGVAKLSTYYHLEGRSGVLNFEALLEVIVLALLAIPLGIIANLVGIVIVEILLHSKAGIIVPLILGFPLITVTILAIGISMVLLSEAIHLDPDNLGVPLITTIADVLGTIFIVSLAS, encoded by the coding sequence GTGCTGGGGGAAAATTATTCAGAGATAGCAACAAAGTTTCCTATTTTACTAGTGGTACTCCCAGGACTTATGGACCTTAGAGGGAATGTTTTTGGGGCTTTAGCATCCCGCTTAACGACTAAACTCAATCTAGGTGTAGTCTCCAGTATCTTTGATAAAGAAGTTCAGAGGGAAATAATTAGGGCGGTGTTTTCTTCCAAGGTTCCTCTTGTATTATTGTGGATCGTAGGAGTGTTACATGTGGATAATTTTAGGTCTGCAATAGATTCTCTGATTGTTGTACTAATGTCTGCTCTCTCAATAGGCCTACTCCTCGGGTACTCTGCTGCCTTGATAACAGTAATTCCATACAAAAAGGGTTTTGACCCTGATCTACTCGCTACCCCATTAATAACCTCTCTTTCTGATATAATTACAATTCCAACGTTAATATTCTTCCTTCACCTTTACGAAGTTAGGAGAGAAGCATTCTACCTCATTTTCGCTTTTATGGTACTTCTCTTAGTTGTTCTTACTATAAAAACTGGTGGAACTTTTGACAGGAGCTTTCGGGAAATTTCTGGTATCCTAACTGGGTTAGTTATCTTGGAAGCATTTGCGGGTTCAATTCTTGAAACTTATTCATCGAGAATATCAAGGGCTATCCTTTTGGCTGTTTTGTACCCTTCTATCCTAGATAGCCTAGGGAATATTGGAAGTGTCGGAGTTGCAAAGCTTTCAACGTACTACCATCTTGAAGGAAGGAGCGGAGTTTTGAATTTTGAGGCATTATTGGAGGTTATTGTGTTAGCTCTCCTCGCAATTCCCTTGGGAATAATCGCAAACTTAGTTGGAATTGTAATAGTCGAGATTCTCCTGCATTCAAAGGCCGGAATAATTGTTCCTTTAATCCTTGGGTTTCCATTAATAACTGTAACTATCTTAGCTATTGGGATAAGTATGGTTCTTTTATCAGAGGCGATTCACTTGGATCCCGATAACCTTGGGGTTCCTCTTATAACTACTATAGCAGATGTCCTAGGGACAATATTCATTGTTAGTTTAGCCAGTTAA
- the pyk gene encoding pyruvate kinase has protein sequence MKLPNHKTKIVATIGPATNSKRMIEKLIKSGMSVARINFSHGTFEEHAKVIEMIREVAWKLDRRVAILGDLPGLKIRVGEIKGGYVDLKRGEKIVLTTRDVEGDETTIPVEYKEFPKLVSKGDTIYLSDGYIVLRVEDVKENEVEAVVVSGGRLFSRKGINIPKAHLPVEAVTPRDMEIIEFAIEHGIDAIGLSFVGSVYDVLKVKGFLEKRNAGDVFVIAKIERPDAVRNFEEILNAADGIMIARGDLGVEVPIERLPILQKKLIRKANQEGKPVITATQMLVSMTTEKVPTRAEVTDVANAILDGTDAVMLSEETAVGKFPIEAVEMMAKIARVTEEYRESFGMSRIREWLETNSHKGTIKEAITRSIIDALSTVDIKFILTPTRTGRTARLISRFKPKQWILAFSTNERVCNNLMFSYGVYPFCLEEGFDEKDIVRLIKGLGLVESDDMVLMTEGKPIEKTVGTNSIKIFQIA, from the coding sequence GTGAAGTTGCCCAATCATAAGACAAAAATAGTAGCGACAATAGGTCCTGCTACAAACTCCAAGAGAATGATAGAGAAGCTAATAAAGAGCGGAATGAGCGTTGCAAGAATAAACTTCTCCCATGGGACATTTGAAGAACATGCAAAAGTTATTGAAATGATCAGAGAAGTTGCATGGAAGCTCGATAGGAGAGTTGCAATATTAGGAGATCTTCCAGGGCTTAAGATAAGAGTTGGAGAAATAAAGGGGGGATATGTAGATTTAAAGAGGGGAGAAAAAATAGTATTAACAACACGAGATGTTGAAGGAGATGAAACAACGATTCCAGTGGAATACAAAGAGTTCCCAAAGCTGGTGTCAAAGGGGGATACAATTTATCTCAGTGATGGATACATAGTTCTTAGAGTTGAAGATGTAAAGGAAAATGAAGTTGAAGCCGTTGTAGTATCTGGGGGGAGACTATTCTCAAGAAAAGGCATAAACATCCCAAAGGCTCACTTACCAGTAGAAGCAGTTACACCAAGAGATATGGAAATAATAGAATTTGCGATTGAACATGGGATAGATGCAATAGGGTTAAGCTTTGTTGGAAGCGTTTATGACGTTCTAAAAGTTAAGGGATTCCTGGAAAAAAGGAATGCTGGTGATGTATTTGTAATAGCAAAGATAGAGAGACCAGATGCAGTGAGAAATTTCGAGGAGATATTAAATGCCGCCGATGGGATAATGATAGCTAGGGGAGACCTGGGAGTTGAAGTTCCAATAGAAAGGCTTCCAATACTTCAGAAAAAGTTGATAAGGAAGGCCAACCAGGAAGGTAAGCCGGTGATAACTGCAACCCAAATGCTCGTTTCGATGACCACTGAAAAAGTCCCAACTAGGGCAGAAGTTACCGACGTTGCAAACGCTATTTTAGATGGTACAGATGCAGTCATGCTTTCAGAAGAGACGGCAGTAGGTAAGTTTCCAATTGAGGCAGTGGAGATGATGGCAAAAATAGCTAGAGTTACTGAGGAATATAGGGAGAGCTTTGGGATGAGCAGAATTAGGGAATGGCTAGAGACAAACTCCCATAAGGGAACCATAAAGGAGGCCATAACTAGGAGTATAATAGACGCATTGTCCACCGTAGATATTAAGTTCATCTTGACCCCGACAAGGACGGGAAGAACGGCAAGGCTAATTTCAAGGTTCAAGCCAAAACAATGGATTCTAGCATTTTCAACAAACGAAAGAGTCTGCAACAACTTAATGTTCAGCTATGGGGTTTATCCGTTCTGCCTTGAGGAAGGATTTGATGAGAAAGACATAGTAAGGCTGATTAAGGGACTTGGGCTGGTAGAGAGCGACGACATGGTGCTAATGACGGAGGGTAAGCCAATAGAAAAGACCGTAGGAACGAACTCAATAAAAATCTTCCAAATCGCTTAG
- a CDS encoding MFS transporter, which produces MSEVKKNILAVILLIASAFTGTLAFRLAVPAIAYYSRDVLKASMVSISVISTSFIFARAFAAVLGGYVVDKRPRLIFLGALAMALNAPLVYLYSLATSWMEIVGIKLANGFLNGISWPLAQLAVAYASPKNIRARISAIYFFAGSLASLTGNYLYAFTSNLGIKGQMVISGLFYVSTGFLMLFAYLLIGSVKKVSGDKKSELEIDPKIILGLGALFSFLSAFAFGEVTYVYISESLDMSKEKTAVLLGTVSFLSSLTSYLLSWIADSMGTTQALRLISVLAGLSPFFASIKVLPTIIIGIFLALVSVNSFRPISRKVLVSHSRSSLAIGGINGIQNISTFIGGIIFGLAYSLGSFSILHLAFLPYYPLAILSLIMVKEIRKFTKITSGGER; this is translated from the coding sequence GTGTCTGAAGTGAAGAAGAACATCTTAGCGGTCATCCTTTTAATAGCATCTGCATTCACGGGTACGTTGGCATTTAGGCTGGCCGTTCCCGCAATAGCTTATTATAGCAGGGATGTTCTAAAAGCTTCAATGGTATCTATCTCTGTAATATCAACTTCTTTCATATTTGCTCGAGCCTTTGCCGCTGTTTTAGGGGGTTATGTAGTAGATAAGAGGCCTAGGCTTATTTTTCTTGGAGCCCTTGCAATGGCATTAAATGCCCCCCTGGTGTATCTTTATTCTCTCGCGACAAGTTGGATGGAAATAGTTGGGATAAAACTCGCTAACGGGTTTTTAAATGGAATTAGCTGGCCTCTAGCACAACTTGCCGTCGCATATGCTTCCCCCAAGAATATAAGGGCCAGAATTAGTGCAATTTACTTTTTTGCTGGAAGTTTAGCATCTCTCACTGGTAACTATCTTTACGCTTTTACGTCTAATCTAGGCATAAAAGGCCAAATGGTAATATCAGGTCTCTTTTACGTCTCCACAGGCTTTTTGATGCTGTTTGCCTACCTCCTTATAGGTAGTGTTAAAAAAGTGTCAGGAGACAAAAAGTCAGAGCTTGAAATTGATCCGAAAATAATTCTCGGACTTGGTGCATTGTTTTCCTTCCTCTCGGCATTTGCATTTGGTGAGGTAACCTATGTTTATATTTCGGAATCACTCGATATGAGCAAGGAAAAAACGGCAGTCTTGCTTGGAACGGTTAGCTTTCTTTCATCTCTGACTTCGTATTTGTTGTCTTGGATTGCAGATTCAATGGGAACTACTCAGGCATTGAGGCTGATCTCTGTGTTAGCCGGATTATCTCCGTTTTTTGCTTCGATTAAAGTCCTCCCGACTATTATCATAGGGATATTCTTGGCACTAGTCTCTGTGAACTCCTTCAGGCCGATCTCTAGAAAAGTCTTAGTTTCGCACTCTCGATCTTCTCTGGCAATAGGAGGCATTAATGGGATTCAAAATATATCGACGTTCATTGGAGGGATAATATTTGGACTAGCGTATTCTCTTGGATCTTTTTCGATTTTACATTTGGCTTTTCTCCCGTATTATCCATTAGCAATTCTCTCGTTAATAATGGTAAAGGAAATTAGGAAGTTCACCAAAATAACTTCCGGTGGGGAAAGGTGA